In Streptomyces sp. SN-593, a single genomic region encodes these proteins:
- a CDS encoding DUF2252 domain-containing protein, producing the protein MEATDAGIVTVGGAAMRSPEERARQGKAARARAPRSAHAQFAPPAERTDPVDTVERQSATRLPELVPLRYGRMLESPFRFYRGAAAVMAEDLSRTPVSGFRTQLCGDAHLMNFRLLASAERNLLFDLNDFDETLPGPWEWDVKRLAASMVIAARENGFTGAEARGIVRATVRSYREQMRRFAGMRDLDVWYARADADLLRKLAAGRLQARGRRKLSAELAKARGRDSLQAARKLTEVVDGRQRIVSDPPVLTRLDDLLPGADARQVEELLRGLLTGYQRSLAPDRQHLLEQFGVVDMARKVVGVGSVGTRCWIVLLVGRDRGDPLFLQAKEATASVLAPYAGASRYDIQGRRVVAGQRLMQSAGDIFLGWERTHGLDGVRRDFYVRQLRDWKGVVDPSRMVPRGMRVFGELCGATLARAHARSGDRIAIAAYLGSGDVFDRALAAFAESYADQNERDHAALAAAAGSGRVKAAQA; encoded by the coding sequence ATGGAGGCGACCGACGCGGGAATCGTCACCGTGGGCGGGGCGGCCATGCGGTCGCCCGAGGAGCGGGCCCGGCAGGGAAAGGCGGCACGTGCTCGGGCACCGCGGTCCGCGCACGCGCAGTTCGCGCCGCCCGCCGAGCGCACCGACCCGGTGGACACCGTCGAGCGGCAGTCGGCGACCCGGCTGCCGGAGCTGGTGCCGCTGCGCTACGGCCGGATGCTGGAGTCGCCGTTCCGCTTCTACCGGGGTGCCGCCGCCGTCATGGCCGAGGACCTCTCACGCACCCCCGTCTCCGGGTTCCGCACCCAACTGTGCGGCGACGCCCACCTGATGAACTTCCGGCTGCTCGCCTCCGCCGAGCGCAACCTGCTCTTCGACCTCAACGACTTCGACGAGACGCTGCCGGGCCCGTGGGAGTGGGACGTGAAACGGCTGGCGGCCAGCATGGTGATCGCCGCGCGGGAGAACGGCTTCACCGGCGCCGAGGCCCGGGGGATCGTGCGCGCCACCGTCCGGTCGTACCGCGAGCAGATGCGGCGCTTCGCCGGGATGCGCGACCTCGACGTCTGGTACGCCCGGGCCGACGCCGACCTGCTCCGGAAGCTGGCCGCGGGCCGGTTGCAGGCACGCGGCCGCCGGAAGCTGTCGGCGGAACTCGCCAAGGCGCGCGGCCGCGACAGCCTCCAGGCCGCACGCAAACTCACCGAGGTCGTGGACGGGCGGCAGCGGATCGTCTCCGACCCGCCGGTGCTCACCCGCCTCGACGACCTGCTGCCCGGCGCGGACGCCCGCCAGGTCGAGGAGCTGCTGCGCGGCCTGCTCACCGGCTACCAGCGCTCGCTGGCCCCGGACCGGCAGCACCTGCTGGAGCAGTTCGGGGTGGTGGACATGGCGCGCAAGGTGGTCGGTGTCGGCAGTGTCGGCACCCGCTGCTGGATCGTGCTGCTGGTCGGCCGGGACCGCGGGGACCCCCTGTTCCTCCAGGCCAAGGAGGCGACCGCGTCCGTGCTCGCGCCGTACGCGGGCGCCAGCCGGTACGACATCCAGGGCCGGCGGGTGGTGGCCGGTCAGCGGCTCATGCAGTCGGCGGGCGACATCTTCCTCGGCTGGGAGCGCACCCACGGCCTGGACGGTGTCCGACGCGACTTCTACGTACGCCAGTTGCGCGACTGGAAGGGGGTCGTGGACCCCTCGCGGATGGTGCCGCGCGGCATGCGCGTCTTCGGCGAGCTGTGCGGCGCCACGCTCGCCCGCGCCCACGCCCGGTCCGGCGACCGGATCGCGATCGCCGCGTACCTCGGGAGCGGTGACGTGTTCGACCGCGCGCTCGCCGCCTTCGCGGAGTCCTACGCGGACCAGAACGAGCGGGACCACGCCGCGCTCGCGGCCGCCGCCGGGTCCGGCCGCGTCAAGGCCGCGCAGGCATAG
- a CDS encoding RNA polymerase sigma factor: MKRSREKAASELFSAFYPRLAGWCRRLVDDDETAHEIASEAFTRLWARWTAVAEPRGFLYVTATNLVRDHWRKLERERRAVRRATVEAAVRPRPEEADPSLRLLVQSLPERLRVPILLHYYADLPIREISQLTGRREGTVMSDLHTARELLRAHLRRSLDHPV, encoded by the coding sequence TTGAAACGGTCCCGCGAGAAGGCAGCGTCCGAGCTGTTCAGCGCCTTCTACCCGCGCCTGGCCGGCTGGTGCCGCCGCCTGGTCGACGACGACGAGACGGCCCACGAGATCGCGTCGGAGGCGTTCACCCGGCTGTGGGCCCGCTGGACGGCCGTGGCCGAGCCGCGCGGGTTCCTGTACGTCACCGCGACCAACCTCGTCCGGGACCACTGGCGCAAGCTGGAGCGCGAGCGCCGGGCGGTGCGCCGGGCCACGGTGGAGGCCGCGGTCCGGCCCCGGCCGGAAGAGGCCGACCCGTCGCTCCGGCTGCTCGTGCAGTCGCTGCCCGAACGGCTGCGCGTGCCCATACTGCTGCACTACTACGCCGACCTGCCGATCCGGGAGATATCCCAGCTCACCGGTCGGCGGGAGGGGACCGTGATGTCCGACCTCCACACCGCCCGGGAACTGCTCCGCGCCCACCTGAGGAGAAGCCTTGATCACCCAGTCTGA
- a CDS encoding class F sortase: MTPLSRRAFATAVTASLLAGCGGRQADRGAGRGTAAARPAGTDPAATRLAGTTASPRPAAKSVHPLGRSVPVRLRVPAIGVDTPVMSLGLAADGSVQVPPIEAHDRAGWYRNSPTPGQTGPSVILAHVTVGAYGDGVFRHLARLRPGDRITAGLADGAAPEFSVTDVTTVAKSAFPTGAVYGDVDRPELRLITCGGPRSGTGYLDNVIVFAELVPTGP, encoded by the coding sequence GTGACGCCGCTGTCCAGGCGGGCGTTCGCCACGGCGGTGACGGCGTCGCTGCTCGCCGGATGCGGCGGCCGGCAGGCGGACCGCGGGGCCGGGCGCGGCACCGCGGCCGCCCGTCCGGCGGGCACGGACCCGGCGGCCACCCGCCTGGCGGGCACGACGGCCTCCCCGCGCCCCGCCGCGAAGTCCGTGCACCCGCTGGGGCGTTCGGTGCCGGTGCGGCTGCGCGTCCCGGCCATCGGCGTGGACACCCCGGTCATGTCCCTGGGGCTGGCCGCGGACGGCAGCGTGCAGGTCCCGCCGATCGAGGCGCACGACCGCGCGGGCTGGTACCGGAACTCGCCGACGCCGGGCCAGACCGGACCGTCGGTGATCCTCGCCCACGTCACGGTCGGCGCCTACGGCGACGGCGTCTTCCGCCACCTCGCGCGGCTGCGCCCGGGCGACCGGATCACGGCCGGCCTGGCGGACGGCGCCGCACCGGAGTTCAGCGTCACGGACGTCACCACGGTGGCGAAGTCGGCGTTCCCGACGGGCGCGGTCTACGGCGACGTGGACCGCCCCGAGCTGCGGCTGATCACGTGCGGCGGCCCGCGTTCGGGCACCGGCTACCTCGACAACGTGATCGTCTTCGCCGAACTGGTCCCGACCGGGCCCTGA
- a CDS encoding cation:dicarboxylate symporter family transporter, which yields MPETPVGTPPASRRDRTQYLYVAVIAAVLLGIATGLLWPHFGRELKPLGTGFVALIEMMVSPVIFCTIALGVGSVRQAAKVGRVGGLALGYFVVMSAVALAIGLVVGNLLHPGSGLHLTEATRHIGHTAAADAHVGAVDFLLGIIPTSLLSALTDGEVLQTLLVALLVGFGLQAMGRSGEPVLRGIGHLQKLVFRVLSMILWAAPVGAFGAMAAVVGETGTDALKALATIMIGFYTTCVLFVVVVLGTVLRLVTGVNLFRLLRYLGREFLLILSTSSSESALPRLIAKMEHLGVSRPVVGVTVPAGYSFNLDGTMIYLTMASLFIADALDRPMGLGQQIGLLLFMMVASKGAAGVSGSGIAVLASGLQSHQPALVDGVGLIVGIDRFMSEARALTNFAGNAVATLLVGTWVHEVDGERVARVLAGDLPFDERTLVDAEPEPAPEVPAPGGAPDPAYG from the coding sequence ATGCCCGAAACGCCCGTGGGGACACCGCCCGCCAGCCGGCGGGACCGCACACAGTACCTGTACGTCGCCGTGATCGCCGCGGTGCTGCTCGGCATCGCCACCGGGCTGCTGTGGCCGCACTTCGGCAGGGAGCTCAAGCCGTTGGGGACGGGCTTCGTGGCCCTGATCGAGATGATGGTCTCGCCGGTCATCTTCTGCACCATCGCCCTCGGCGTCGGCTCGGTCCGGCAGGCGGCGAAGGTCGGCCGGGTCGGCGGCCTCGCGCTCGGCTACTTCGTGGTGATGTCCGCGGTCGCGCTGGCCATCGGCCTGGTCGTCGGCAACCTGCTGCACCCGGGCTCCGGTCTCCACCTGACCGAGGCGACGCGGCACATAGGCCACACCGCGGCGGCGGACGCCCATGTCGGGGCCGTCGACTTCCTGCTGGGCATCATCCCGACCAGCCTGCTGTCGGCGCTCACCGACGGCGAGGTGCTCCAGACGCTGCTGGTCGCCCTGCTGGTCGGCTTCGGCCTCCAGGCGATGGGCCGCTCCGGCGAACCGGTGCTGCGCGGCATCGGCCACCTCCAGAAGCTGGTGTTCCGGGTGCTGTCCATGATCCTGTGGGCCGCCCCGGTCGGCGCGTTCGGCGCGATGGCCGCCGTCGTCGGCGAGACGGGCACGGACGCGCTCAAGGCGCTGGCCACCATCATGATCGGCTTCTACACCACCTGCGTGCTGTTCGTCGTGGTGGTGCTCGGCACCGTGCTGCGGCTGGTCACGGGGGTCAACCTGTTCCGGCTGCTGAGGTACCTGGGCCGGGAGTTCCTGCTGATCCTGTCGACCTCGTCGTCGGAGTCCGCGCTCCCGCGGCTCATCGCGAAGATGGAGCACCTGGGGGTCAGCCGCCCGGTCGTCGGCGTCACGGTGCCGGCCGGCTACTCCTTCAACCTCGACGGCACCATGATCTACCTGACCATGGCCTCGCTGTTCATCGCCGACGCGCTCGACCGCCCGATGGGGCTGGGCCAGCAGATCGGGCTGCTGCTGTTCATGATGGTCGCCTCCAAGGGCGCGGCCGGGGTGTCGGGTTCCGGGATCGCCGTCCTGGCCAGCGGCCTCCAGTCGCACCAGCCCGCGCTGGTCGACGGGGTCGGCCTGATCGTGGGGATCGACCGCTTCATGAGCGAGGCGCGGGCCCTGACGAACTTCGCCGGCAACGCGGTCGCCACCCTCCTCGTCGGGACCTGGGTGCACGAGGTCGACGGCGAGCGGGTCGCCCGGGTGCTGGCGGGCGACCTGCCGTTCGACGAGCGCACGCTGGTCGACGCCGAGCCGGAACCCGCCCCCGAGGTCCCCGCTCCCGGGGGAGCCCCGGACCCCGCGTACGGATGA
- a CDS encoding Tat pathway signal sequence domain protein: MRRTVLSALALACTAVLAGTVPAFADGSAPSPSPSTARTATTAPSAVPAPTRSATTARPTAAPAPTRATRPGQVAAVPKGAPDTGLAPVASSSHGGPDGGLIGGGAAVVLAAGGGAVLLVRRRRATGA, from the coding sequence ATGCGCCGAACTGTCCTGAGCGCCCTGGCACTCGCGTGCACCGCCGTGCTGGCGGGCACCGTACCCGCCTTCGCCGACGGGAGCGCCCCGTCCCCCTCGCCGAGCACCGCGCGGACCGCGACCACCGCGCCCTCGGCCGTACCCGCGCCCACCCGGAGCGCCACCACCGCGCGCCCGACCGCGGCCCCCGCCCCGACGCGGGCGACCCGGCCCGGCCAGGTCGCCGCCGTGCCGAAGGGCGCGCCGGACACCGGCCTGGCGCCGGTGGCGTCGTCCTCGCACGGCGGCCCCGACGGCGGGCTGATCGGCGGCGGCGCGGCCGTGGTGCTGGCCGCCGGCGGAGGCGCGGTCCTGCTGGTGCGCCGCCGGCGGGCGACCGGGGCGTGA